Proteins found in one Venturia canescens isolate UGA chromosome 8, ASM1945775v1, whole genome shotgun sequence genomic segment:
- the LOC122415275 gene encoding uncharacterized protein has translation MNPGIREPAPVVLHKSSAIGENEKNEERRLGDFDYSIRYIRLLLRILGIWHLVATKPAMKLEQHLSKIILASGSLSMITLMVPLCCHIIFRSVDRFEIIILLGPITYQAANIIMHYVLLFRSHTLGLCIRHMEDDWREIKDSNEDDIMKKHVHFSHLLSIACISFMYTSAIAYFLVMPFSSERSLNNEKNETVRPRAFPGSDFFFDAQANVLYELAFTMDFISALFHYTVSTSVCNLAVVLVSHACGQIQIVKWNLENFIHRVIEKHNDTTDTIVTEWIGIIVKKHVRLIEFAATIEEALREIFLVEVVASTLIICFVEYDIIIVSDQSKSDFLGTLTYVSLLIAFAFNLFLFCRFGEVLREQSEEIGKVAYMVDWYRLPGKTKLAFIMIINMAHTPCELTAGGMMELSIANFAKIMKTSFAYLNMLRKTG, from the exons ATGAATCCCGGGATACGCGAACCTGCTCCGGTAGTTCTCCATAAGAGCTCTGCTATcggggaaaatgaaaaaaatgaggaaagacGACTCGGTGATTTCGATTATTCGATACGGTATATACGATTGCTTCTACGTATCCTCGGTATTTGGCACCTCGTCGCTACGAAACCGGCGATGAAACTCGAACAGCATTTGTCGAAAATAATATTAGCATCTGGCTCGTTATCGATGATAACGCTAATGGTACCCCTTTGTTGCCACATTATTTTCCGATCGGTCGATCGTTTTGAAATCATCATATTGCTAGGACCGATCACTTATCAAGCTGCCAATATTATAATGCACTATGTACTGTTGTTCCGGTCGCATACCCTCGGTCTTTGTATCCGACACATGGAGGACGATTGGAGAGAAATCAAAGATTCGAACGAAGACGATATTATGAAGAAACACGTACATTTTTCGCACCTTTTATCAATCGCTTGTATCTCCTTCATGTATACGAGCGCTATCGCTTATTTCTTGGTAATGCCATTCTCCTCGGAACGTTCCCTCAATAACGAGAAGAACGAAACTGTTAGACCACGAGCATTCCCCggttcagatttttttttcgacgctcAAGCAAACGTCCTTTACGAATTAGCATTTACGATGGATTTTATATCGGCCCTCTTTCATTATACCGTTAGCACCTCGGTATGCAATCTCGCTGTTGTACTCGTCAGTCACGCTTGTGGCCAAATACAAATCGTCAAATGGAATCTCGAGAATTTCATCCATCGAGTTATCGAAAAACACAACGATACGACCGATACGATCGTTACGGAGTGGATAGGAATCATCGTGAAAAAGCATGTCCGATTGATCGA ATTTGCCGCAACTATCGAGGAAGCTCTGAGAGAAATATTTCTTGTGGAAGTGGTCGCTTCGACGTTGATCATATGCTTCGTCGAATATGATATAATTATCGTATCG GATCAAAGTAAGAGCGATTTTTTGGGTACACTGACGTATGTATCGTTGCTTATCGCATTTGCTTTTAacttgtttttgttttgtcgaTTCGGCGAGGTCTTGAGAGAACAG AGCGAAGAAATCGGCAAAGTGGCCTATATGGTCGACTGGTATCGATTACCAGGAAAGACCAAACTCGCTTTTATAATGATCATAAACATGGCTCATACGCCCTGCGAACTTACCGCAGGAGGAATGATGGAACTATCAATTGCCAACTTTGCCAAG ATTATGAAAACATCATTCGCATATTTGAATATGCTGAGAAAAACGGGCTGA